CACGGACAAGGGCGTGCTCAGGAACAGGCCCAGCAACGAAGCGCCGATGGCGCCGGCCACGCTGCCGGCCACGCGTTCCAGCGTGCGCTGCCAGGTGGTCGCGAAGTAAGGCTGCAGGATGAAGACCAGCGTCAGCGACATCCAGTAGCCGTGGTTGACGGCGAAGGTCTTGGACAGCGCCACGGCGATGGTGGCGCCCACGCCTACCCGCAGCGCATGGCGGAAGGCGTCGGATTCGAAGCTCAGGTTCTGGCGCAGTGCGCGCCAGGCGTCTTGCGCAGGGTTGGCTGCGCGGCGGTCGCGTGTGGGCGCCGCCGGGGCTTGCCCCTGGTCGAACAGGGACTGAGTGACGGCCTGCGCCGTGTGCAACAGCCGGTCCAGCACCGGCGCCATGGTGGCGAGTTCGGGTGCGTGGGCCAGGGCGCTGCCGCGCAGTTCATGCAGGCCGGCGCTGTAATGGGCCAGGCGCTCGCGCAGGCACTGCGTTTGCTTGGCGTCGTTGACGTCCGAAGTGCTGGCGATGGCATTGCACAGGCTGGCGTAGCGGTGCAGCGCATGCGACAGATGGGCGCCGGCGCCGCGCCCGAGCCAGCGCGGCGCGTTCGATTCCAGCAGATCGGCCGCGGCCACCAGCGCGATGAAGCTGTCCTCCGCATTGTCCAGCAGGTACAGCAGCTGGTGCGCGCGGGCGCGGCGCGAGGGTCGCGCGTCCTGCACTTCGCGGATGCGGGTGCGTGCGGCTTCGAGCGCCGCACGCTGGGCGCTGCGCTGCGGCCGCGTGACCGCGCTCCAGGCCTGGGGGCTGGCGGCGGGCGTCAAGCCCGAGTACATGCGGGCCAGCGCGTCGGCAAAGTCCGCCAGGCCGCGGTAGCAGTGCGCGACCGCGTGGGTGGCGTCCTTCCAGGGACGCCGGCGCCATACCAGCGCCGTCATCAGGATGGCCCAGGCCGCCCCGGCCAGGAAAAACAGCGTGTATGAGAGGCTTTCCGCCCAGGTCGGGGCGGGCAGTTCGGCCGCCACCACGAAGCCCGCGGACAGCAAGGTGCCGACGATGGCCGCGGCCGGCCCCAGCACGCGCAACAGGCCGCCAAATGTGCAGCACACGAAGGTCAGGGGCAGCAGCAGCCATAGATGGGCCGCGCTGACGCTGGCCAGAAAGCAGAACAGCGCGCCTATCAGCCCCAGCGCGAGCATTGCGCCCGCGCGCTGGCGCAGGGGACCGCCCGGATCCCCGAAGCAGGCCCAGAACGCCGCGATGGCG
The sequence above is drawn from the Achromobacter xylosoxidans genome and encodes:
- a CDS encoding FUSC family protein, translated to MKNLYFRWRASLRNVLWLDALQAAAISAAPVILAVLAHEPRLGWSAIAAFWACFGDPGGPLRQRAGAMLALGLIGALFCFLASVSAAHLWLLLPLTFVCCTFGGLLRVLGPAAAIVGTLLSAGFVVAAELPAPTWAESLSYTLFFLAGAAWAILMTALVWRRRPWKDATHAVAHCYRGLADFADALARMYSGLTPAASPQAWSAVTRPQRSAQRAALEAARTRIREVQDARPSRRARAHQLLYLLDNAEDSFIALVAAADLLESNAPRWLGRGAGAHLSHALHRYASLCNAIASTSDVNDAKQTQCLRERLAHYSAGLHELRGSALAHAPELATMAPVLDRLLHTAQAVTQSLFDQGQAPAAPTRDRRAANPAQDAWRALRQNLSFESDAFRHALRVGVGATIAVALSKTFAVNHGYWMSLTLVFILQPYFATTWQRTLERVAGSVAGAIGASLLGLFLSTPLSVALAVLPIALGTFAARTIHYALFTFFLTSQFVLVTHIQQPEIQEPMLAALRAFNSVLGGVLALLVGFLVWPEKEPRQLAGALSLALERHAAYARALLRAKSGDAGDGQDLVALRRMACLSADNAQASLQRLQQNPVHRDRNVGTAENLLNAMRRVTAAGTVLELQPAPPAGSPAAQALSEYGPALAHALHPQQPAPRASDRQLAVPPAVAAGYPELAAPLDRIAQQARQLRQLRERVERTPPAP